A window of the Archocentrus centrarchus isolate MPI-CPG fArcCen1 chromosome 17, fArcCen1, whole genome shotgun sequence genome harbors these coding sequences:
- the LOC115796018 gene encoding tripartite motif-containing protein 16-like produces the protein MESFGIKVQTLLKKIGTTLTILGLRGEMKKEVQLDQETFSCSICLDLLKDPVTIPCGHSYCMNCIKGFWDEEEEKKICSCPQCRQTFTPRPVLVKNTMLAVLVEELKKTGLQAAPADHCYAGPEDVACDVCTGMKVKAVKSCMVCLVSYCEKHLQPHYDVAPLKKHKLVEPSKKLQENICSRHDEVMKMFCRTDQQSICYLCFVDEHKGHHTVSAAAERTERQRELEGSRLNIQQRIQDREKDVKLLQQEVEAINQSADKTVEHSEKIFTELICLIQKRSSDVKQQIRSQQETEVSRVKELQEKLEQEITELKRKDAELKQLSHTEDHIQFLHNYPSLSALSESMCFISSHSFCLQHFDRVQRAVSEVRDKLQAILREDWTNISPTVTEVDNSLSEPPEPKTRAEFLKHSCEITLDPNTANTYVLLSEENRRATFMTVGQCYPNHLDRCIARGQVLSREGLTGRCYWEVENAAGGVSVVVAYKDKNTVKKNFGENNKSWALGFYKHHYVFRHNNITTPVSGPRSSRVGVYLDHRAGILSFYSVSETMTLLHRVQTTFTQLLYAGLRLHSPTGNTVVFCLLKQANVTENKQTKTNMLFCDPLDTLSH, from the coding sequence ATGGAAAGCTTTGGGATTAAAGTACAAACTCTGCTGAAGAAAATTGGAACAACCTTGACTATTCTGGGactgagaggagaaatgaagaaagaagtTCAACTGGACCAAGAAACCTTCTCTTGTTCgatctgtttggatctactgaaggatccggtgactattccctgtggacacagctactgtatgaactgtattaaaggcttttgggatgaagaggaggagaagaagatctgcagctgccctcagtgcagacagaccTTCACACCGAGGCCTGTCCTGGTGAAAAACACCATGTTAGCAGTTTtagtggaggagctgaagaagactggactccaagctgctcctgctgatcactgctatgctggacctgaagatgtggcctgtgatgtctgcactgggaTGAAGGTGAAAGCTGTGAAGTCTTGCATGGTATGTTTAGTCTCTTACTGTGAGAAACACCTTCAGCCTCATTATGATGTGGCGccattaaagaaacacaagctggtggagccctccaagaagctccaggagaacatctgctctcgtcatgatgaggtgatgaagatgttctgccgtactgatcagcagagtatctgttatctctgctTTGTGGATGAACATAAAGGCCACCACACagtctcagctgcagcagaaaggactgagaggcagagagagctcGAGGGGAGTcgactaaacatccagcagagaatccaggacagagagaaagatgtgaagctgcttcaacaggaggtggaggccatcaatCAGTCTGCTGATAAAACAGTGGAGCACAGTGAGAagatcttcactgagctgatctgtctgatccagaaaagaagctctgatgtgaagcagcagatcagatcccagcaggaaactgaagtgagtcgagtcaaagagcttcaggagaagctggagcaggagatcactgagctgaagaggaaagacgctgagctgaagcagctctcacacacagaggatcacatccagtttctacacaactacccctcactgtcagcactcagtgagtctaTGTGCTTTATTTCAAGTCACTCCTTTTGTCTGCAGCACTTTGACAGAGTGCAAAGAGctgtgtcagaggtcagagataAACTACAGGCAATTCTAAGAGAAGATTGGACAAACATCTCACCGACAGTCACTGAAGTTGATAATTCACTGTCAGAACCACCAGAgccaaagaccagagctgaaTTCTTAAAACATTCATGTGAAATCACcctggatccaaacacagcaaacacatatGTGTTACTATCTGAAGAGAACAGAAGAGCAACATTCATGACGGTAGGACAATGTTATCCTAATCACCTGGACAGATGTATTGCAAGAGGTCAGGTTCTGAGCAGAGAGGGTCTGACGGGacgttgttactgggaggtggagaaTGCTGCAGGAGGAGTTTCAGTGGTGGTTGCATACAAAGataaaaacactgtaaagaaaaatTTTGGAGAAAATAACAAGTCGTGGGCTTTGGGTTTTTACAAACATCATTATGTTTTCAGACATAATAATATCACCACTCCTGTCTCAGGTCCTCGGTcctccagagtaggagtgtacctggatcacagagcaggtattctgtccttctacagcgtctctgaaaccatgactctgctccacagagtccagaccacattcactcagctgcTCTATGCTGGACTGAGGCTTCATAGTCCCACAGGAAACACTGTGGTGTTTTGTTTGCTTAAACAAGCAAATgttactgaaaacaaacaaacaaaaacaaacatgttgttCTGTGACCCTTTAGACACATTATCGCACTAA